A genome region from Homo sapiens chromosome 10 genomic scaffold, GRCh38.p14 alternate locus group ALT_REF_LOCI_1 HSCHR10_1_CTG2 includes the following:
- the MARCHF8 gene encoding E3 ubiquitin-protein ligase MARCHF8 isoform b (isoform b is encoded by transcript variant 4; The RefSeq protein has 1 substitution and aligns at 91% coverage compared to this genomic sequence) yields the protein MSMPLHQISAIPSQDAISARVYRSKTKEKEREEQNEKTLGHFMSHSSNISKAGSPPSASAPAPVSSFSRTSITPSSQDICSSSAVFSECCHHSSVQSAVVSKAPHCQSSLTQGLTVTVICKDTLQASKRNSFGSEWAQALKPAKNTKARRTLKFSRSLNDVGEKAQDTSESFAYVERTCSEGKLILPQDTCLRTNRFHHKEKRTLNHKPLGNSKHSCVSCLSAGRSTASEVEAGKGGRPGLLLEEKADGEATSRSRQLLQYLFSLSHGLSASSLHRFHELESCAARLHTAKSSSGLAGSMGFCSDEMGDDDVFEDSTSAKLKSRVLRAPLCSTEKDSDLDCPSPFSEKLPPISPVSTSGDVCRICHCEGDDESPLITPCHCTGSLHFVHQACLQQWIKSSDTRCCELCKYEFIMETKLKPLRKWEKLQMTSSERRKIMCSVTFHVIAITCVVWSLYVLIDRTAEEIKQGQATGILEWPFWTKLVVVAIGFTGGLLFMYVQCKVYVQLWKRLKAYNRVIYVQNCPETSKKNIFEKSPLTEPNFENKHGYGICHSDTNSSCCTEPEDTGAEIIHV from the exons ACATTTCTAGG GCTGGGAGTCCTCCGTCAGCATCAGCTCCGGCTCCGGTGTCCTCCTTCTCTCGCACTTCTATCACGCCATCCAGCCAGGACATCTGCAG TTCCAGTGCAGTGTTTTCTGAGTGTTGTCACCACAGTTCCGTGCAGTCTGCTGTTGTCTCGAAAGCTCCTCACTGCCAGAGTTCTCTGACACAAGGGCTCACTGTGACAGTTATCTGTAAGGACACATTACAGGCGTCAAAGAGAAATTCCTTTGGTTCAGAATGGGCCCAGGCCTTGAAGCCTGCTAAGAATACCAAAGCCAGAAGAACACTAAAGTTCTCAAGGTCCCTCAATGATGTGGGTGAGAAGGCGCAGGATACTTCAGAAAGTTTTGCCTATGTGGAAAGAACTTGTTCTGAAGGGAAATTAATACTCCCTCAAGATACGTGTCTCAGAACTAACAGGTTtcatcataaagaaaaaagaaccctGAACCACAAACCTCTTGGCAATTCCAAACATTCTTGTGTTTCATGCCTTTCTGCCGGTCGCTCAACTGCCTCAGAGGTGGAAGCTGGCAAGGGGGGCAGGCCCGGCCTGCTGCTGGAAGAGAAGGCGGATGGTGAGGCCACGTCCCGAAGCCGGCAACTGCTCCAGTACCTGTTCTCACTCTCGCACGGCTTGAGCGCCAGCAGCCTGCACAGGTTCCATGAGCTGGAGAGCTGCGCTGCTCGCCTGCACACTGCCAAGTCCTCCAGCGGGCTGGCAGGGAGTATGGGCTTCTGCTCTGACGAGATGGGAGACGACGATGTCTTTGAGGACAGCACATCTGCAAAACTGAAGAGTAGGGTTCTGCGGGCGCCCCTCTGCTCCACGGAAAAGGACAGCGACCTGGATTGtccttctcccttctctgaaAAATTACCCCCCATATCTCCCGTGTCCACGTCAGGGGATGTCTGCAG GATCTGCCACTGTGAAGGAGATGATGAGAGCCCCCTGATCACCCCCTGCCACTGCACAGGAAGCCTCCACTTCGTGCACCAGGCCTGCCTGCAGCAGTGGATCAAGAGCTCCGACACGCGCTGCTGCGAGCTCTGCAAGTATGAGTTCATCATGGAGACCAAGCTGAAGCCACTGAGAAAA TGGGAGAAGTTGCAGATGACGTCCAGCGAGCGCAGGAAGATCATGTGCTCAGTGACATTCCACGTCATTGCCATCACATGTGTGGTCTGGTCCTTGTATGTGCTCATTGACCGTACTGCTGAGGAGATCAAGCAGGGGCAGGCAACAG GAATCCTAGAATGGCCCTTTTGGACTAAATTGGTGGTTGTGGCCATCGGCTTCACCGGAGGACTTCTTTTTATGTATGTTCAGTGTAAAGTGTATGTGCAATTGTGGAAGAGACTCAAGGCCTATAATAGAGTGATCTATGTTCAAAACTGTCcagaaacaagcaaaaagaatatttttgaaaaatctccacTAACAGAGCCcaactttgaaaataaacatgGATATGGAATCTGTCATTCCGACACAAACTCTTCTTGTTGCACAGAGCCTGAAGACACTGGAGCAGAAATCATTCACGTCTGA
- the MARCHF8 gene encoding E3 ubiquitin-protein ligase MARCHF8 isoform b (isoform b is encoded by transcript variant 6; The RefSeq protein aligns at 91% coverage compared to this genomic sequence), protein MSMPLHQISAIPSQDAISARVYRSKTKEKEREEQNEKTLGHFMSHSSNISKAGSPPSASAPAPVSSFSRTSITPSSQDICSSSAVFSECCHHSSVQSAVVSKAPHCQSSLTQGLTVTVICKDTLQASKRNSFGSEWAQALKPAKNTKARRTLKFSRSLNDVGEKAQDTSESFAYVERTCSEGKLILPQDTCLRTNRFHHKEKRTLNHKPLGNSKHSCVSCLSAGRSTASEVEAGKGGRPGLLLEEKADGEATSRSRQLLQYLFSLSHGLSASSLHRFHELESCAARLHTAKSSSGLAGSMGFCSDEMGDDDVFEDSTSAKLKSRVLRAPLCSTEKDSDLDCPSPFSEKLPPISPVSTSGDVCRICHCEGDDESPLITPCHCTGSLHFVHQACLQQWIKSSDTRCCELCKYEFIMETKLKPLRKWEKLQMTSSERRKIMCSVTFHVIAITCVVWSLYVLIDRTAEEIKQGQATGILEWPFWTKLVVVAIGFTGGLLFMYVQCKVYVQLWKRLKAYNRVIYVQNCPETSKKNIFEKSPLTEPNFENKHGYGICHSDTNSSCCTEPEDTGAEIIHV, encoded by the exons GCTGGGAGTCCTCCGTCAGCATCAGCTCCGGCTCCGGTGTCCTCCTTCTCTCGCACTTCTATCACGCCATCCAGCCAGGACATCTGCAG TTCCAGTGCAGTGTTTTCTGAGTGTTGTCACCACAGTTCCGTGCAGTCTGCTGTTGTCTCGAAAGCTCCTCACTGCCAGAGTTCTCTGACACAAGGGCTCACTGTGACAGTTATCTGTAAGGACACATTACAGGCGTCAAAGAGAAATTCCTTTGGTTCAGAATGGGCCCAGGCCTTGAAGCCTGCTAAGAATACCAAAGCCAGAAGAACACTAAAGTTCTCAAGGTCCCTCAATGATGTGGGTGAGAAGGCGCAGGATACTTCAGAAAGTTTTGCCTATGTGGAAAGAACTTGTTCTGAAGGGAAATTAATACTCCCTCAAGATACGTGTCTCAGAACTAACAGGTTtcatcataaagaaaaaagaaccctGAACCACAAACCTCTTGGCAATTCCAAACATTCTTGTGTTTCATGCCTTTCTGCCGGTCGCTCAACTGCCTCAGAGGTGGAAGCTGGCAAGGGGGGCAGGCCCGGCCTGCTGCTGGAAGAGAAGGCGGATGGTGAGGCCACGTCCCGAAGCCGGCAACTGCTCCAGTACCTGTTCTCACTCTCGCACGGCTTGAGCGCCAGCAGCCTGCACAGGTTCCATGAGCTGGAGAGCTGCGCTGCTCGCCTGCACACTGCCAAGTCCTCCAGCGGGCTGGCAGGGAGTATGGGCTTCTGCTCTGACGAGATGGGAGACGACGATGTCTTTGAGGACAGCACATCTGCAAAACTGAAGAGTAGGGTTCTGCGGGCGCCCCTCTGCTCCACGGAAAAGGACAGCGACCTGGATTGtccttctcccttctctgaaAAATTACCCCCCATATCTCCCGTGTCCACGTCAGGGGATGTCTGCAG GATCTGCCACTGTGAAGGAGATGATGAGAGCCCCCTGATCACCCCCTGCCACTGCACAGGAAGCCTCCACTTCGTGCACCAGGCCTGCCTGCAGCAGTGGATCAAGAGCTCCGACACGCGCTGCTGCGAGCTCTGCAAGTATGAGTTCATCATGGAGACCAAGCTGAAGCCACTGAGAAAA TGGGAGAAGTTGCAGATGACGTCCAGCGAGCGCAGGAAGATCATGTGCTCAGTGACATTCCACGTCATTGCCATCACATGTGTGGTCTGGTCCTTGTATGTGCTCATTGACCGTACTGCTGAGGAGATCAAGCAGGGGCAGGCAACAG GAATCCTAGAATGGCCCTTTTGGACTAAATTGGTGGTTGTGGCCATCGGCTTCACCGGAGGACTTCTTTTTATGTATGTTCAGTGTAAAGTGTATGTGCAATTGTGGAAGAGACTCAAGGCCTATAATAGAGTGATCTATGTTCAAAACTGTCcagaaacaagcaaaaagaatatttttgaaaaatctccacTAACAGAGCCcaactttgaaaataaacatgGATATGGAATCTGTCATTCCGACACAAACTCTTCTTGTTGCACAGAGCCTGAAGACACTGGAGCAGAAATCATTCACGTCTGA